The following coding sequences are from one Ursus arctos isolate Adak ecotype North America unplaced genomic scaffold, UrsArc2.0 scaffold_23, whole genome shotgun sequence window:
- the SDHAF2 gene encoding succinate dehydrogenase assembly factor 2, mitochondrial isoform X1: protein MAVATIFPGLVRMLPLSRRHLASPLLSIPSFSRFYRGDSPTDSQKDMIEIPLPPWQERTDESIETKRARLLYESRKRGMLENCILLSLFAKEYLHHMTEKQLNLYDRLINEPSNDWDIYYWATEAKPAPEIFENEVMALLRDFAKNKNKEQRLRAPDLEYLFEKPH, encoded by the exons ATGGCGGTGGCCACCATATTCCCGGGTCTAGTACGG ATGCTTCCTCTGTCAAGGCGCCACCTAGCGTCTCCTTTGCTCAGCATACCATCATTCAGCCGTTTCTACAGAGGTGACAGCCCAACAGATTCCCAGAAAGACATGATTGAAATCCCTTTGCCTCCATGGCAGGAGCGAACTGATGAGTCCATAGAAACCAAAAGAGCCCGGCTGCTCTATGAGAGCAGAAAGAGGGGCATGTTGGAAAACTGTATTCTGCTTAG cCTGTTTGCTAAAGAATATCTGCACCACATGACTGAGAAACAGCTGAACCTCTATGATCGTCTGATTAACGAGCCCAGTAATGACTGGGATATTTACTACTGGGCCACAG AAGCAAAACCAGCCccagaaatatttgaaaacgAGGTCATGGCATTGCTGAGAGACTtcgctaaaaacaaaaacaaagagcagaGACTACGCGCCCCGGATCTGGAATACCTCTTCGAAAAGCCACACTGA
- the SDHAF2 gene encoding succinate dehydrogenase assembly factor 2, mitochondrial isoform X2, protein MLPLSRRHLASPLLSIPSFSRFYRGDSPTDSQKDMIEIPLPPWQERTDESIETKRARLLYESRKRGMLENCILLSLFAKEYLHHMTEKQLNLYDRLINEPSNDWDIYYWATEAKPAPEIFENEVMALLRDFAKNKNKEQRLRAPDLEYLFEKPH, encoded by the exons ATGCTTCCTCTGTCAAGGCGCCACCTAGCGTCTCCTTTGCTCAGCATACCATCATTCAGCCGTTTCTACAGAGGTGACAGCCCAACAGATTCCCAGAAAGACATGATTGAAATCCCTTTGCCTCCATGGCAGGAGCGAACTGATGAGTCCATAGAAACCAAAAGAGCCCGGCTGCTCTATGAGAGCAGAAAGAGGGGCATGTTGGAAAACTGTATTCTGCTTAG cCTGTTTGCTAAAGAATATCTGCACCACATGACTGAGAAACAGCTGAACCTCTATGATCGTCTGATTAACGAGCCCAGTAATGACTGGGATATTTACTACTGGGCCACAG AAGCAAAACCAGCCccagaaatatttgaaaacgAGGTCATGGCATTGCTGAGAGACTtcgctaaaaacaaaaacaaagagcagaGACTACGCGCCCCGGATCTGGAATACCTCTTCGAAAAGCCACACTGA